From one Rhodoferax sp. PAMC 29310 genomic stretch:
- the dapD gene encoding 2,3,4,5-tetrahydropyridine-2,6-dicarboxylate N-succinyltransferase, with protein sequence MTQQLQTILDAAWEDRANISAKSAPKEVSEAVEHVLAQLDAGQLRVATRDGVGQWTTHQWIKKAVLLSFRLKDNEIMKAGDLGFYDKVPTKFAGMDEAAMKATGVRVVPPAVARRGSFVGKGVILMPSYVNIGAYVDEGTMVDTWATVGSCAQIGKNVHLSGGVGIGGVLEPMQAGPTIIEDNCFIGARSEVVEGVIVEENSVISMGVYLGQSTPIYDRATDTVTYGRIPSGSVVISGSLPKNDGKYSLYAAIIVKRVDAQTRAKTSLNDLLRD encoded by the coding sequence ATGACACAACAACTTCAAACCATCCTCGACGCTGCGTGGGAAGACCGCGCCAACATTTCCGCCAAATCAGCCCCCAAAGAGGTGTCGGAAGCCGTTGAACACGTGCTGGCCCAACTCGATGCCGGTCAATTGCGCGTCGCCACTCGTGATGGCGTTGGCCAGTGGACCACCCACCAGTGGATCAAGAAAGCCGTCTTGCTGAGCTTCCGCCTGAAAGACAACGAAATCATGAAAGCCGGCGACCTTGGCTTTTACGACAAGGTCCCCACCAAATTCGCCGGCATGGACGAAGCGGCCATGAAAGCCACTGGCGTGCGCGTGGTGCCACCTGCCGTGGCGCGTCGGGGCAGTTTTGTGGGCAAAGGCGTGATCCTGATGCCTTCTTACGTGAACATTGGCGCCTATGTGGACGAAGGCACCATGGTTGACACCTGGGCCACCGTCGGCTCCTGCGCCCAGATCGGCAAAAACGTGCACCTGAGTGGCGGCGTAGGCATTGGCGGCGTGCTGGAACCCATGCAAGCCGGTCCCACCATCATTGAAGACAACTGCTTCATCGGCGCCCGCTCCGAAGTGGTTGAAGGCGTCATCGTGGAAGAAAACTCGGTCATCTCCATGGGTGTCTACCTGGGTCAAAGCACCCCGATTTACGACCGCGCCACGGACACCGTCACCTACGGTCGCATTCCTTCGGGCTCGGTGGTCATCAGCGGCAGCCTGCCCAAGAACGACGGCAAGTACAGCCTGTACGCCGCCATCATCGTCAAGCGGGTGGACGCGCAGACCCGCGCCAAGACCAGCCTGAACGACTTGTTGCGCGACTGA
- a CDS encoding fumarate hydratase, whose translation MTTSIQQDDLIESVAAALQFISYYHPADYIAHLARAYEREQSPAAKDAIAQILTNSKMSATGHRPICQDTGIVNVFLKVGMDVRWEGFTGSLDDAINEGVRRGYNHPDNTLRASVVADPQFDRKNTKDNTPAVIFTEIVPGNKLDITVAAKGGGSENKSKMAMLNPGDSVVDWILKTVPTMGAGWCPPGMLGIGIGGTAEKAVLMAKESLMDDLDMYELQAKAAANEPLTKTEALRLELFEKVNALGIGAQGLGGLTTVLDIKIKMYPTHAASKPVAMIPNCAATRHAHFVMDGSGPVYLTPPSLDLWPDVNWAPDYVKSKKVDLNTLTKEEVASWKPGDTLLLNGKMLTGRDAAHKRIKDMLAKGEKLPVDFTNRVIYYVGPVDPMKGEAVGPAGPTTATRMDEFTEMMLAETGLISMVGKAERGPVAIEAIKKHKSAYLMAVGGAAYLVSKAIKHAEVVGFADLGMEAIYEFDVVDMPVTVAVDAGGTSAHITGPALWKERIATGEFKGISVAGA comes from the coding sequence ATGACCACAAGCATTCAACAAGACGACCTGATCGAATCCGTTGCCGCAGCCCTGCAATTCATCAGCTACTACCACCCCGCTGACTACATTGCTCACCTGGCCCGCGCCTATGAACGCGAGCAGAGCCCCGCCGCCAAGGACGCGATCGCGCAGATTCTGACCAATAGCAAGATGAGCGCCACCGGCCACCGGCCGATTTGCCAGGACACCGGCATCGTCAACGTGTTCCTCAAAGTAGGCATGGATGTGCGCTGGGAAGGCTTCACGGGCAGTCTGGATGACGCCATCAATGAAGGCGTGCGCCGTGGCTACAACCACCCTGACAACACCCTGCGAGCGTCTGTGGTAGCAGACCCCCAGTTCGACCGCAAGAACACCAAAGACAACACCCCCGCCGTCATCTTCACGGAAATCGTGCCCGGCAACAAGCTGGATATCACGGTGGCAGCCAAGGGTGGCGGCAGTGAGAACAAAAGCAAAATGGCCATGCTCAACCCGGGCGACTCGGTGGTGGACTGGATTTTAAAAACCGTTCCCACCATGGGCGCCGGCTGGTGCCCGCCCGGCATGCTGGGGATTGGCATTGGCGGCACGGCCGAGAAAGCCGTGTTGATGGCCAAAGAAAGCCTGATGGACGACCTGGATATGTACGAGCTGCAAGCCAAAGCCGCCGCCAACGAGCCGCTCACCAAAACCGAGGCCCTGCGCCTGGAATTGTTTGAAAAGGTCAACGCCCTCGGCATTGGCGCGCAAGGCCTGGGCGGCTTGACGACTGTGCTGGACATCAAAATCAAGATGTACCCCACCCACGCCGCCAGCAAGCCCGTGGCCATGATCCCCAACTGCGCCGCTACCCGCCACGCCCACTTTGTGATGGACGGCAGCGGCCCGGTCTACCTGACCCCGCCCTCGCTGGACTTGTGGCCCGATGTGAACTGGGCCCCCGACTACGTCAAAAGCAAAAAGGTGGACCTCAACACGCTCACCAAAGAAGAAGTTGCCAGCTGGAAGCCGGGTGACACCCTGCTGCTCAACGGCAAGATGTTGACCGGCCGGGACGCCGCTCACAAGCGCATCAAAGACATGCTGGCCAAAGGTGAAAAACTGCCCGTTGACTTCACCAACCGTGTCATTTACTACGTTGGCCCAGTGGATCCGATGAAAGGCGAGGCCGTGGGCCCCGCTGGCCCCACCACCGCCACGCGCATGGACGAGTTCACCGAGATGATGCTGGCCGAGACCGGCCTGATCTCCATGGTGGGCAAGGCCGAGCGCGGCCCGGTCGCCATTGAGGCCATCAAAAAGCACAAGAGCGCTTACCTGATGGCCGTGGGTGGCGCCGCCTACCTGGTGAGCAAAGCCATCAAACACGCTGAAGTGGTTGGCTTTGCGGATCTGGGCATGGAAGCCATTTACGAGTTTGACGTGGTCGACATGCCTGTCACCGTGGCCGTCGATGCTGGCGGCACCAGTGCCCACATCACCGGCCCCGCACTCTGGAAAGAGCGTATTGCTACGGGTGAATTCAAAGGTATTTCGGTGGCCGGTGCCTGA
- the murI gene encoding glutamate racemase, with product MTRPNESPSGACPIGVFDSGVGGLSVLKALRAELPHEDFVYLADAGHAPYGERDEAYILERARLITRYLLEHHHIQLLVMACNTATAAAIQPLRQEFPALPIVGVEPAVKPAVALSQTKHIGVMATRATLNSTKFQALLASLADQAEFICQPCDGLADAIERQETSKIIALCAYYTWAIGQFGTKPGDIDTLVLGCTHYPFARDQLATLLGPEIHLLDNGDPVARQTRRLIGAKAKAFGQGQLTLQSTGNGATLHHAAQQWLAVQNPVETVSV from the coding sequence TTGACTCGCCCAAACGAATCCCCCTCGGGCGCCTGCCCGATTGGGGTGTTTGACAGCGGCGTCGGGGGCTTGAGCGTGCTCAAGGCCCTGCGTGCCGAGTTGCCCCATGAAGACTTTGTGTACCTGGCGGACGCCGGTCATGCGCCCTATGGCGAGCGCGACGAGGCGTACATTCTGGAGCGCGCCCGCCTCATCACGCGCTACCTGCTTGAGCACCACCATATTCAGTTGCTGGTGATGGCCTGCAACACCGCCACGGCGGCGGCCATTCAACCATTGCGTCAAGAGTTTCCGGCGCTGCCCATCGTTGGCGTGGAGCCGGCCGTCAAACCCGCGGTGGCGCTCAGCCAAACCAAGCACATTGGCGTCATGGCCACGCGCGCCACGTTGAACAGCACCAAATTTCAGGCACTGCTTGCGTCACTGGCAGATCAGGCCGAGTTCATTTGCCAGCCTTGCGATGGGCTGGCCGATGCCATTGAGCGCCAAGAAACATCAAAAATAATAGCACTCTGTGCATATTACACATGGGCTATTGGCCAATTTGGCACAAAACCTGGCGACATAGACACTTTGGTGCTGGGCTGTACCCACTACCCATTTGCCAGAGACCAATTGGCGACATTGCTCGGGCCCGAGATTCACCTTCTCGACAACGGTGACCCCGTCGCACGGCAAACACGCCGCCTGATCGGCGCCAAAGCGAAAGCCTTCGGGCAAGGTCAACTCACCTTGCAATCAACTGGCAATGGCGCCACGCTGCACCATGCCGCCCAGCAATGGTTGGCGGTGCAGAACCCGGTCGAGACCGTCTCGGTCTGA
- a CDS encoding PilT/PilU family type 4a pilus ATPase, giving the protein MATNGVSGTMDRILRLMAEKKASDVYLSAHSPALIRINGQCVPINSQVLPPEAPRNLLAEVLSPEKIEELEEMNELNVGFPLPGVGRFRISAMRQRGTLAAVIRFIAMDIPSLASLSVPMVLANLVMEKRGLILMVGATGAGKSTTLASMIDHRNENSTGHILTIEDPVEFLFKNKRSVVNQREVGTDTQSTHLALKNALRQAPDVILIGEIRDRETMSAAIAYAQTGHLCLATMHANNSNQALNRILSFYPAEVRPTLLGDLAASLKAIASQRLLRTTTGGRTPAAEIMINTSLIAQKIEKGDFSGIRDAMNQSMAEGGQTFEQDIARLIKDGVVDRQEGMSNSDSPTNLLWRLQNDFHARSAVKTVVEEPDDQPSFTEFTLDVKH; this is encoded by the coding sequence ATGGCAACCAATGGTGTTTCAGGCACGATGGATCGAATTCTTCGCCTGATGGCGGAGAAAAAAGCGTCAGACGTGTATCTTTCGGCGCACTCCCCCGCGTTGATTCGCATCAACGGCCAGTGTGTGCCGATCAACAGTCAGGTGCTCCCACCGGAAGCACCGCGCAATTTGCTGGCCGAGGTTTTGTCGCCGGAGAAAATTGAAGAGCTGGAGGAGATGAACGAGTTGAACGTGGGCTTTCCGCTGCCTGGCGTGGGGCGGTTTCGGATCAGCGCCATGCGCCAGCGCGGCACGCTTGCCGCCGTCATTCGCTTCATTGCCATGGATATTCCGTCACTGGCCTCGCTCTCAGTCCCCATGGTTTTGGCAAATCTGGTCATGGAAAAGCGCGGGCTGATATTGATGGTCGGTGCCACAGGCGCAGGCAAGAGCACCACGTTGGCCTCCATGATTGACCACCGCAACGAAAACTCTACCGGACACATCCTCACTATCGAAGATCCGGTCGAGTTTTTGTTCAAGAACAAACGCTCTGTGGTGAACCAGCGAGAAGTCGGCACCGACACACAGTCCACCCACCTGGCACTCAAAAATGCGCTGCGTCAGGCGCCTGACGTGATTCTGATTGGTGAGATTCGCGACCGGGAAACCATGTCGGCGGCCATCGCCTACGCGCAAACCGGTCACCTGTGCCTGGCCACCATGCACGCCAACAACAGCAACCAGGCGCTGAACCGTATCCTGAGTTTTTACCCGGCCGAAGTGCGCCCCACCCTGCTGGGTGACTTGGCCGCCTCGCTCAAAGCCATCGCGTCGCAGCGCTTGCTGCGCACCACCACGGGCGGGCGCACCCCAGCGGCTGAAATCATGATCAACACGTCCTTGATTGCCCAAAAAATTGAAAAAGGTGATTTTTCCGGCATCCGTGACGCCATGAATCAGTCCATGGCCGAAGGCGGCCAAACCTTTGAGCAAGACATCGCCCGTCTGATCAAAGACGGCGTCGTGGACCGACAAGAAGGAATGAGCAACTCCGATTCCCCTACCAACCTGTTATGGCGCCTGCAAAATGACTTTCACGCCCGCTCGGCCGTCAAAACCGTCGTCGAAGAGCCGGACGACCAGCCCAGCTTCACGGAGTTCACGCTGGACGTCAAACACTGA
- the prmB gene encoding 50S ribosomal protein L3 N(5)-glutamine methyltransferase, with protein sequence MTLLELITDAAQQLTDAGVAFGHGTTNAFDEAAWLVLWQLGLPLDSSLDNPATDDTSVSNQAVAPEKQAQVATLLIARIESRKPAAYLTREAWLQGVPFYVDERAIVPRSFIAELLVNGDLDYWLSDATQRVLDLCTGNGSLAVLAAMTYPDVSVDGADISDDALAVARINVDRHQLQSRVTLTHSDGLASVNGPYDLILCNPPYVSAQSMAALPLEYRAEPALALDGNGEGGSDGMDFIRHLLRQAPAQMTEKAILVLEIGNEQANFEAAFPKLAPIWLDTSAGDAQVLVLTRAELLKI encoded by the coding sequence ATGACCCTGCTGGAACTGATTACCGACGCCGCCCAACAACTGACCGATGCCGGTGTGGCGTTTGGCCACGGCACCACCAACGCCTTTGACGAGGCCGCCTGGCTGGTGCTATGGCAACTGGGATTGCCGCTGGACAGCTCGCTCGATAACCCAGCGACGGACGACACTTCGGTATCAAATCAAGCTGTAGCCCCCGAAAAACAAGCGCAAGTAGCTACTTTATTGATAGCGCGCATCGAATCCCGTAAACCCGCCGCCTACCTGACCCGCGAAGCGTGGCTACAAGGCGTTCCGTTCTACGTCGACGAGCGCGCCATCGTGCCGCGCTCCTTCATTGCCGAGCTGTTAGTCAACGGTGATCTGGACTACTGGCTCAGCGACGCCACCCAACGCGTGCTGGATTTGTGCACCGGCAACGGCAGCTTGGCTGTATTGGCCGCCATGACCTACCCGGACGTGAGCGTGGACGGTGCCGACATCTCCGATGACGCCCTGGCCGTGGCCCGCATCAACGTCGACCGCCACCAGCTGCAGAGCCGCGTCACGCTGACGCACTCTGACGGACTGGCGTCAGTCAACGGCCCCTACGACCTGATACTGTGCAACCCGCCCTACGTCAGCGCCCAAAGCATGGCCGCCCTGCCCCTGGAATACCGGGCCGAGCCCGCCCTGGCGCTGGACGGCAATGGGGAAGGCGGCAGCGACGGCATGGACTTCATCCGCCACTTGCTGCGCCAAGCACCCGCCCAGATGACCGAAAAAGCAATTCTGGTGCTGGAGATCGGCAACGAACAAGCCAACTTTGAAGCTGCCTTCCCCAAACTGGCCCCTATTTGGCTAGACACCAGCGCGGGCGATGCCCAAGTACTGGTGTTGACCCGTGCCGAGCTGCTGAAGATTTGA
- a CDS encoding ABC-F family ATP-binding cassette domain-containing protein, whose protein sequence is MITLKNVTLRRSAKVLLDGATVTMNPGEKVGLVGRNGAGKSSLFALLNGNLHEDAGEYYIPTQWRMGQVSQDMPETDQSATDFVVEGDTNLLAAQQEVTASEATDDYDRMAHAYMALQDAGAHDAPARAQALILGLGFKTTELTNPVNSFSGGWRMRLQLARALMCPSDLLLLDEPTNHLDLDALVWLEAWLKRYEGTMVVISHDREFLDAVTTVTLHIDAGKLVRYGGNYSKFEDMRAEQMELQQNAFSKQQDKIAHLQKFIARFKAKASKAKQAQSRVKALDRMEKIAPLLADADFTFEFKEPANLPNPMLSMQGVSFGYPAPEDAPEGTPPTVIVQNVSKSVLAGQRIGILGANGQGKSTLVKTVARDLQAIGGEMTEGKGLNIGYFAQQELDVLRPADTPLEHMIRLVKELTAAGKIAGQATREQDLRSFLGTFNFGGDMVKQAVGSMSGGEKARLVLCMIVWQRPNLLLLDEPTNHLDLATREALAMALNEFEGTVMLVSHDRALLRAVCDEFWMVSRGGVEPFDGDLDDYQRYLLDEAKRQREAIKEANSAAAKAERKAQAEAAAQAKTKAKPAPSGSLKRKLEEIEAKMAELNTEGASLEAHLCKTPPPAEIAELGKRLSTVNEELQKLEEKWLALSGEIEALAG, encoded by the coding sequence TTGATTACTCTTAAAAACGTCACCCTTCGCCGCAGCGCCAAAGTCTTATTGGACGGCGCAACCGTCACCATGAACCCCGGAGAAAAAGTCGGGCTGGTGGGACGCAATGGCGCAGGTAAGTCTTCTTTGTTTGCCTTGCTCAATGGCAATCTGCACGAAGACGCGGGTGAGTACTACATTCCGACCCAATGGCGAATGGGCCAGGTCTCGCAGGACATGCCGGAAACGGACCAGTCCGCCACAGACTTCGTGGTCGAGGGCGACACCAACTTGCTGGCAGCACAGCAGGAAGTCACCGCGTCAGAGGCCACCGACGACTATGACCGCATGGCCCACGCTTACATGGCCCTGCAAGATGCCGGCGCCCACGACGCGCCCGCCCGCGCCCAAGCCCTGATTTTGGGCTTGGGTTTCAAAACCACCGAACTCACCAACCCGGTGAACAGCTTTTCCGGCGGCTGGCGCATGCGCCTGCAGCTGGCCCGCGCGCTGATGTGCCCCTCTGACCTGCTTTTGCTGGACGAGCCCACCAACCACTTGGACCTGGACGCACTGGTTTGGCTGGAGGCTTGGCTCAAACGATATGAAGGAACCATGGTCGTCATCAGCCACGACCGGGAATTTTTGGATGCCGTCACCACCGTGACACTGCACATTGACGCGGGAAAACTGGTGCGCTACGGCGGCAACTACAGCAAGTTTGAAGACATGCGCGCCGAGCAGATGGAGCTGCAACAAAACGCATTCTCCAAGCAGCAAGACAAAATTGCCCACCTGCAAAAGTTCATCGCCCGCTTCAAGGCCAAGGCCAGCAAGGCCAAGCAGGCTCAAAGCCGGGTCAAAGCGCTGGACCGCATGGAGAAAATCGCGCCCTTGCTGGCCGACGCCGACTTCACCTTCGAGTTCAAAGAACCCGCCAATTTGCCCAACCCCATGCTGTCCATGCAGGGCGTGAGCTTTGGCTACCCCGCGCCAGAAGATGCGCCAGAGGGCACGCCGCCCACCGTCATCGTTCAAAACGTCAGCAAATCGGTGCTGGCCGGTCAGCGCATCGGTATTCTGGGTGCCAATGGTCAGGGCAAATCCACCCTGGTCAAGACCGTGGCGCGTGATTTGCAAGCCATTGGCGGCGAAATGACCGAGGGCAAAGGCCTCAACATTGGTTACTTTGCCCAGCAAGAGTTGGACGTGCTGCGCCCTGCGGACACCCCGCTGGAGCACATGATCCGCCTCGTCAAGGAGTTGACGGCTGCCGGAAAAATCGCCGGCCAAGCCACCCGCGAACAAGACCTGCGCAGCTTCCTGGGCACCTTCAACTTCGGTGGCGACATGGTCAAGCAAGCCGTGGGCAGCATGAGCGGTGGTGAAAAAGCCCGCCTGGTGCTGTGCATGATCGTCTGGCAGCGCCCCAACCTGCTGCTGCTTGACGAGCCCACCAACCACCTGGACTTGGCTACCCGTGAAGCACTGGCCATGGCGCTGAATGAATTTGAAGGCACCGTGATGCTGGTCAGCCACGACCGCGCCCTGCTGCGCGCCGTGTGCGACGAATTCTGGATGGTCTCCCGCGGCGGCGTCGAACCCTTCGACGGCGACCTCGACGACTACCAGCGCTACCTGCTGGACGAAGCCAAACGCCAACGCGAAGCCATCAAAGAGGCCAACAGCGCCGCCGCCAAAGCCGAACGGAAAGCCCAAGCTGAAGCCGCCGCGCAAGCCAAAACGAAGGCCAAACCCGCACCCTCAGGCTCGCTCAAACGCAAACTGGAAGAGATCGAGGCCAAAATGGCCGAACTCAACACCGAAGGCGCCTCCTTGGAAGCTCACCTGTGCAAAACGCCCCCCCCCGCCGAGATTGCGGAATTGGGCAAGCGGTTGAGCACGGTGAACGAGGAATTGCAGAAGTTGGAAGAAAAGTGGCTGGCACTGTCTGGAGAAATTGAGGCCTTGGCGGGGTGA
- the dapE gene encoding succinyl-diaminopimelate desuccinylase, which yields MSNTLYLTEQLVSRASVTPNDMGCQALIAARLAPLGFVCETIESGPADFRVTNLWAKRAPASETQALEATELIVFAGHTDVVPTGPVEQWDSNPFAPTHRDGKLFGRGTSDMKASLAAFVVAAEEFIAAQPDTPLSIAFLLTSDEEGPAHDGTVIVCQALTARGEKMDYCIVGEPTSVERTGDMIKNGRRGSMSGRLTAKGVQGHIAYPHLAKNPIHLAAPALAELVTVEWDQGNEFFPATTWQISNMHGGTGASNVIPGAVVIDFNFRFCTESTPESLQERLKSVLVKHGLDFDLTWSISGLPFLTPPGTLVDAVVDAIRSETGIDTQLSTTGGTSDGRFIAKVCPQVIELGPPNATIHKINEYVAVADIEPLKNIYRRVLENLHTRLSS from the coding sequence ATGTCAAACACCCTTTACCTCACCGAACAACTCGTTTCCCGCGCCTCGGTCACCCCTAACGACATGGGCTGCCAGGCGTTGATCGCTGCGCGCCTGGCGCCGCTGGGCTTTGTGTGCGAAACCATCGAAAGCGGGCCGGCTGACTTTCGCGTTACCAATTTGTGGGCAAAACGGGCTCCAGCCTCCGAAACACAAGCGCTAGAAGCTACTGAATTGATAGTGTTTGCTGGCCACACAGATGTGGTGCCAACCGGTCCGGTCGAGCAATGGGACAGCAACCCGTTTGCCCCCACTCACCGAGACGGCAAGTTGTTTGGCCGCGGCACCAGCGACATGAAGGCATCCCTGGCCGCGTTTGTGGTTGCTGCCGAGGAGTTCATCGCCGCACAACCCGACACCCCACTGTCCATCGCCTTTTTGCTGACCAGCGACGAAGAGGGTCCGGCCCACGACGGCACCGTCATCGTCTGCCAAGCCCTGACGGCCCGTGGCGAGAAAATGGACTACTGCATCGTCGGCGAACCCACCTCGGTGGAGCGCACCGGCGACATGATCAAGAACGGCCGGCGCGGCTCCATGAGCGGTCGTTTGACGGCGAAAGGGGTGCAAGGCCATATCGCCTACCCCCACCTGGCCAAAAACCCCATTCACCTGGCCGCGCCCGCGTTGGCCGAACTGGTGACCGTGGAATGGGACCAAGGCAACGAATTTTTCCCCGCCACCACCTGGCAAATCAGCAATATGCACGGCGGCACGGGCGCCAGCAATGTGATCCCGGGCGCCGTCGTCATTGACTTTAACTTCCGCTTTTGCACGGAATCGACCCCTGAGAGCCTGCAAGAACGCCTGAAGTCCGTGTTGGTAAAACACGGGCTAGACTTTGACCTGACCTGGAGCATCAGCGGCCTGCCCTTTTTGACGCCACCCGGTACCTTGGTCGACGCTGTCGTTGACGCCATTCGCTCTGAGACCGGCATCGACACCCAACTCTCCACCACCGGCGGCACCAGCGACGGCCGCTTCATCGCCAAGGTGTGCCCGCAAGTCATCGAGCTCGGGCCCCCCAACGCGACCATTCACAAAATCAACGAGTACGTGGCCGTTGCAGACATCGAACCTTTGAAAAACATTTACCGACGTGTGCTGGAAAACCTGCACACGCGCCTGAGCTCATGA
- a CDS encoding FdtA/QdtA family cupin domain-containing protein, with translation MIFNIDACKTIELPKITDPRGNLTFVEGGKQIPFDIQRVYYLYDVPGGAERGGHAHKGLHQLIIAMSGSFDVVLDDGANKKRVHLSRSYNGLYVCPMIWRELDNFSSGSVCMVLASNRYDEDDYYRDYSEFMLDRAKL, from the coding sequence ATGATTTTCAACATCGACGCCTGCAAAACAATCGAACTACCCAAAATCACTGACCCCCGTGGCAATCTGACCTTTGTCGAAGGGGGAAAGCAAATCCCTTTTGACATCCAACGTGTCTATTACCTCTACGACGTGCCAGGTGGGGCCGAGCGAGGTGGTCATGCCCACAAAGGGCTACACCAGCTCATTATTGCGATGTCAGGCAGCTTTGATGTCGTTCTGGATGACGGTGCCAACAAAAAACGCGTGCATCTTAGTCGATCGTACAACGGCCTGTATGTCTGTCCGATGATCTGGCGCGAGTTGGATAATTTTTCATCCGGCTCTGTCTGCATGGTCCTGGCTTCAAACAGATACGACGAAGATGACTATTACCGCGACTACAGCGAATTCATGCTTGATCGGGCTAAGTTATGA
- the dapC gene encoding succinyldiaminopimelate transaminase — MNPLLSRLQPYPFERLRQLFASVTPNPSLRPISLGMGEPKHATPAFIQQAMVDSIQSTPSGLAAYPSTPGEPKLRDAFIHWMKQRYGLDVNPATQVLPVNGSREALFALTQTIIEPAPAGSAADQAPIVVCPNPFYQIYEGAALLAGAQPYFVASDAARNFAPDWDSVPEATWARTQLLFVCSPGNPTGAVMPLTEWEKLFALSDRHGFVIASDECYSEIYFRDEPPLGGMEAAAKLGRTDFKNLISFTSLSKRSNVPGMRSGFVAGDAAIIKQFLLYRTYHGSAMSPVVQAASIAAWGDEAHVIDNRAQYRRKFEQVTPMLAEVLDVSLPDAGFYLWAKVQGDDAEFARELLSLYNVTVLPGSYLARDAQGNNPGAGRIRMALVAETAECVEAAQRIVQFVKSRV; from the coding sequence ATGAACCCACTGCTTTCTCGCCTGCAGCCCTACCCTTTTGAGCGGCTGCGCCAACTCTTTGCCTCGGTCACCCCGAATCCGTCACTGCGCCCCATCAGCCTGGGCATGGGCGAGCCCAAGCACGCCACCCCTGCGTTCATTCAGCAAGCCATGGTGGACAGCATTCAGTCCACCCCCAGTGGTTTAGCCGCATACCCCAGCACCCCCGGTGAACCCAAGCTGCGTGATGCATTTATCCACTGGATGAAGCAGCGCTATGGCTTGGATGTGAACCCGGCCACCCAGGTGCTGCCGGTCAATGGCTCTCGTGAGGCCCTGTTTGCCCTGACCCAAACGATCATCGAGCCCGCCCCTGCAGGCAGCGCGGCAGATCAGGCGCCGATTGTGGTCTGTCCCAATCCGTTTTATCAAATCTACGAAGGCGCGGCCCTGTTGGCCGGGGCCCAGCCCTATTTTGTGGCCAGCGACGCGGCTCGTAACTTTGCGCCGGACTGGGACAGCGTGCCAGAGGCTACCTGGGCGCGCACCCAGTTGCTCTTTGTCTGCTCCCCCGGCAACCCCACTGGCGCTGTGATGCCGCTGACCGAATGGGAAAAACTGTTTGCTCTGAGCGACCGCCACGGCTTTGTGATCGCCTCAGACGAGTGTTACAGCGAAATTTACTTCCGTGACGAACCTCCCTTGGGAGGCATGGAGGCCGCCGCCAAGCTGGGGCGCACCGACTTCAAAAACCTGATTTCCTTCACCAGCCTGTCCAAACGCAGCAATGTGCCCGGCATGCGCAGTGGCTTTGTGGCCGGTGACGCTGCCATCATCAAACAGTTTCTGCTCTACCGCACCTACCACGGCAGCGCCATGAGCCCGGTGGTGCAAGCCGCCAGCATCGCCGCTTGGGGCGACGAGGCCCATGTCATCGACAACCGCGCCCAGTACCGCCGCAAGTTTGAACAAGTCACTCCGATGCTGGCTGAGGTGCTGGACGTGTCTTTGCCCGACGCCGGCTTCTACCTGTGGGCCAAAGTCCAGGGCGATGACGCCGAATTCGCACGCGAATTGCTGTCTCTTTACAATGTGACGGTTTTGCCCGGCTCTTATTTGGCCCGCGATGCGCAAGGCAACAACCCCGGCGCCGGCCGTATTCGTATGGCACTGGTGGCTGAAACCGCTGAATGTGTCGAAGCGGCTCAACGCATCGTCCAGTTTGTCAAATCCCGAGTGTGA